The genomic window GTATCGAGATCCCAGCCTTCGCAGGTCGGGTCCTCGCGGCCGAAGACGCATGGTTCCGGCTGCCGGAGGTCGAGATGGGCCTGATCCCGGGAGCGGGCGGCACCGCGAGCGTTCCTCGGCGGATCGGACGCTGGCGCGCGATGCACCTGTTCGTCACCGGAACGCGCATCGACGCGCGGACCGCGCTGGATTGGGGGCTGGTGGACGCTCTCTGTTGATCCCGGAACGCCCGACTCCGCCAGCAAACGCTTGTTGCAGAGCCCGCATTCTCCTGCCATGATGAACCGAGCTTTGGAACCAGCGGGCGCTGCCACGCTCGCGCGCCGCGGAAGGGCCGAACGCATGCCGTCGAAAATCGAACGGACGTCACCGAGCGAACGCCCCGTCGGCGACGCCAAGGCGGCCTTCCTGACGAAGATTCGCAAGGCCGCACTACGTCAATTCGCCGACAGCGGCTACAACGGCACCTCGATGCGCGACATCGGCTCGCTCGTCGGTGTGCACGCCGGCAGCCTGTACGTCCACATCAAGAGCAAGGAAGACCTGCTCTACCAGATCGTGGGCGAAATCGTCGAGAACGGCGAGGCGGCACTGTCGAAGGTCGAGGCCTCCGACGTCGGCGCCATCGACAAGCTCCGCATGCTGGCCCGCATCCATCTGCGCTGGGCCATGGCGAACCCGGACGCCGCGAAGGTGTTCGAGCGGGAATGGATGCGGCTCAACGGCGCCCAGCTCGACGAGGTCCGCCACAAGCGGCAGCAGTGGGCCGAGGCGGTGGAGCGGATCATCCAGGCCGGCGTCGACGCGGGCACGTTCCGGAAGATGGACGTGGCACTCGCCGCGGTCGCGTTCCGGTCGGTCCTCAACGCCAACTACACGTGCGAGGGCGATCCCGACGTCGACGGTATCAAGCTGGCCGACGAGTTCGTCGATTTCCTCTTCAACGGCTGGGTCGTCGTCGACAACCGCTGACCCCGCCGGGTAACAGGCAACCGCCCGCTGCCCTCCTTCCCGCGTATCGGGGCCGGCCCCGACGCCTCGAATCCGTAAGGGGCTTCCATGTTGACTGGAACCGCATTCGTCACCGGCGGCACAGGCGCACTCGGTGTCGCCGTCACCGAACATCTGCTGTCGATCGGCTGGCGCGTCGTCGTACCGTTCATCGTGCCGGAGGAGGCCGCGCGCCTCTCCGACCACGATCGGCTCGAGAAGATCCGCTGCAACGTCGCCGAACCCACCGAACTGGACGAGGCCGTGACCGTCGCCGCGAACGACGCGGGCGCTCCACTGACCGCACTGGTCAACCTCGTCGGCGGTTTCGAGTCGGGTCCGCGCACACACGAGGCCGACGCCGCGGCCATCGACCGCCAACTGGATCTCAACGTGCGCACCACGTATGCGGTGCTGCGCGCGGGGCTGCCGCACCTGATCGCGAACGGTGGCGGGTCGGTGGTGGCCATGTCGTCCGGCGCGGCTCTCAAGCCATTCCCCGGCGGTACCGCCTACAGCACCTCCAAGGCCGCGGTGCTTGCGCTGGCCGAGTCGATCGCCGTCGAGTACAAAGCGGACGGAATCCGGTCGAATGCGTTGCTGCCCGGGGTGATCGATACCCCCGCGAACCGCACGGCGATGCCGAACTCCGATCGCGCCAACTGGGTCGCCCCCGCCGCGATCGCGAAGGTGATCGAGTTCCTGCTCTCGGAGGACTCGGCACCCATCTCGGGTGCCGCGATTCCACTGGGACTCTGACGACCCGGATCCCTGCAGATTCTCGACATGTTCGTTGCAGTCCGCGGTCCGATCGGCGGGTCGCGGATCGCTACGAATCAGTGCCGTACGTACCTTGCGACGCAGAGTCCGTCGCTCTCGAAGGCGTAACACACCAGAGGTCGTAGATCGCAGCCGGCTCGGTAGACGCGCGTCCTACCGACACCGATGCGACGATATTGCGGGTTCCATGCGAGCGGATGTCCACGCCGTGGCCCGGCGTGGCGGCAGCCGTTCCGCAGTCGATGCCTCGAAGTTCAGTGGATCGAGCCCGCACGCCCCGGTGTCAGCGACGTCAACACATCCACTCGCTTGACCTTGCCGGTTGCGTTCCGGGGCAATTCTTCTGTCTGGACGACCCACCGGGTCGGCACCTTGTATCGCGCGATCCGTTCGGTCATGTAGTCGGTCAGTTCCGACTGGGTCACCGAGGCGCCTGCAGCCACCACGACCACGGCACAGACTTCCTCACCGTAGTCGTGATGGTCGACCCCGACGACGATGCACTCACGCACCGACGGATGCTCGCCGAGTGCGTCCTCGACCTCCGCCGGGTACACGTTCTCTCCGCCACGGAGAATGAGATCGGACCGCCGGCTGCTGATCCGGAGGTATCCGTCCTCCATCGTGCCCAGATCGCCGGTACGCATCCACCCCGAGTCGTCAGTGATCGATGCGGTGGCCTCCGGGTTGTTCCAGTAGCCGAGCATCACCAGCGGGCCACGCACACAGATCTCGCCCTCGACACCCTCCGGGACCGGATTCCCCGCATCGTCCCGGACCTCGACCTGCATGGTGAGGACCGGGCGGCCCACCGTGTCGGGCCGCTCGGCCAGGTCGGCTGCGGCGGCAACCGTTGCAGCAGAGGAGGACTCGGTCAGACCGTAACTGGTTCCGAGTGTACGTTCTGCGGCCGGCAGGATCTCCCGCAATCTCTCCTTCAATTTCGAAGAAGACGGGGCGGAACTTATCGAGATGGTCTGCAGGGACGACAGATCGTAGCGGGAGAGATCGCCGTGCTCGACCAGTCGGGTCATCATCGTCGGAACCGCACCCCAGTTCGTGAGGCCTTCCCGCTCGATCAGTGCCAGCACCCGATCGATGTCGAATCGGCCGGTGCTGATCACGGCGGTGTCACCGAACGCCAGCCGCGGAACAGCGAGGTTGTGAAGTGCCGCGATGTGGAAGAGCGGTGTCGCCAGCAGGAACCGCCGCCGACTCGGTGCGCGGACCAACTCCGCTGCGAGTGCATCGTTGAACCTGTGAAAGTCCACCGCCGCCACCATGTTCCGGTGCGAATGTGTCGCCCCTTTGGGGCGGCCGGTGGTACCGCTGGTGAACAGAATGACCGCCGGATCGTCTTCGTTCACGCTGCTGTGCGGCAGTTCGATGCCCGGATGCGCGGATGCCCGAGCAGGCACGTCCTCCTCCGTGGACAGCACCGGTACCGCCACGGGTCCGAGGAGGTTCCGACGAGGCGCGTCCGCGACGATCACCTTCGGCTCGGACAACTCCACCCCGTAAGCGACTTCACGAGCGGACCACAGCGAGTTCATCCCCACGGTGATTGCGCCGAGCGCGGTCGTGGCCCAGAAGGTCATGATCCATTCCGCGTTGTTCGCCGACAGGATCGCGACCCGGTCTCCCGGACCGACGCCATGCTCGGAACGCAACGAGTGAGCGAGTGACGCAACCCGTGCCAGATGCTCGGTGAAGGTCAGGCGGAGGTCGTCGCACACCAGGTACTCGGCGTCACCGTAGCGTGCGGACTCGGCGAGTATCTCGTTCAGCGAGCGGTATCTGTTGCGGAACACCGGCATCGGGTATCCACGTACCTGCTCCTCAACGATCTCGAAGGGCGCCCCCGCCGCCGTGAGCCGGGCAACTGCTTCCGTGCGCGCGTCGAGCACACGACGAAGGTCGGACATCTCTATACCTTTCCGAAAAAGGAATCGATCGCGGTCGGACCGTCGACTGTGATCATCGGATGGTCGACTGGCCGCCGTCGACGTTCCACGACTGGCCACTGACCCACGCAGTCTGGCTGCTGGCGAGGAATACTGCTGCTCAAGCGATCCCGGCGGGATCACCGGCACGGCGCAGAGGAATGTTCGCTTCCGCGTACTGCTTCCACACAACCGCCGACCCGGATCCCGGACGGCCCGAGCTCCTTGGCCATCGACGACGTCAGCGACTGGATCGCGGCCTTCGACGCCGAGTATGCCGACGAGTTCGCGCCGCTCGGCTTGCCGTCGACCGACGAGATGTTGACGATGCACCCACCCGCACCGCGCTCAACCATCGAGCGCGCACAGGCCCGGCTCATCAGGAACGTTCCTCGCAGATCGACTCGGCGCACCCGGTCCCAGACGTCGACGTCCGCGACCAGGGCGACGGCCCTGCGACCGATCGGAGACCTCGCCACGTCCACGATCACCGGGTTACCCATAGCAGCCCTCCTCGAACAGCGCATACGAGTACCGTCGAGACACGGCCAACTACGCATTCTGTGGCAGATTTGAGAATACAATTCTCATGACATGAGACACCATAGTGCTTCGATACACAAGCCTTACTGTCGAGTAGCCAGACCATCCATCACTAAATAGAATGATGTTCTAAAAATAACCTCGATCCGGATCCGCTCGCCCAGACGCCCCATCCGCTCGCGGAGCGCAGGGGCGATCACCTCGACGATCTCACCGGAATCGCCTTCGCCCCAACCTCTGTCGACGAACAACCGACAGTCGAAGCAGGCCACAAGTCCTCCTCACCCGAGGAGTAGCCGGGCAGGCCCGGATGTGATGTAGCTTTCTAAACGAACAAGCGTTTGCTCCAATGGGGAGAACATGAGACTCCAAGAAAAATCTGTGCTCGTCACCGGCGTCGGCCCAGGACTGGGACGTGAGAGCGCGCTGTTGTTCGGCGAGAACGGTGCACAGGTCGCGGTCACCGACATCGCCGACGCGGACGACGACGATCAAGCTGTGGCCGGATACCGTCGTGACAGCTTCGTCCGCCCGTTGCACGGCATGCCACCTACCTTCTTCGGTTCCACGGCCGATAGAGTGACGGACCGATCGAGTGAAGAAACACGGGAGGGGACCCCGATTCGACGGGGATGCCGCTCGAGTTGAATCGCCCACCGCGACTGCGCGACAACACGAACGCTGCCCTGTTCTTCGCATCGGACGAGTCCGAATACATCAGCGGAGTCTGCCTGCCGACCGCCGACGGCGGAATCCTCACAGACTTCCATCTCGATCGCGGACCGGTCCGACTCTCACCAAACAAGGAGAATCCGATGCTCGACCCCCAACGCAACCCACGGTGGAAAACCGCCCTGGTCGCAGCCGCAGCCGGACTGGCACTGACAGGCTGCGCGTCGGCCACAGATACCGCAGACGGCGCGTCGCTCAGCGCGTCGACCTTCTCGGAACTGCGGGAGGGCATGATCAACGTCGAACCCGCTTCCGGTGATGCAACATCGGGCGGCACACTCACTTTCGGCGCCTACTCCGAACCGCGGTCTCTCGACCCGGCAGAAACGATCGCCGCGGTGACCACCGGTGGTGTCGAGATGCTCAACGTCTACGATTCGCTGATGCGTTTCGATGCGGAGACGGCCACGTTCGTCCCGCAGATGGCGGAAAGCCTCGACCACGACGACGACTACCGGACGTGGACGCTGACCCTGCGCGACGACGTCACCTTCTCCAACGGTGATCCGGTCGACGCAGCCGCAGTCCGGTCGAGCCAGGAACGCTACGCCCGGAGCAAGGGGCCCGAATCCTCGTTGTGGATCGACAACGTCCGCGAGGTCTCCACTCCGGACACCCGCACAGTCGTCTACCGGCTCGACAACCCGTGGCCCGAGTTCCCGGGCATCCTCGCCACCGGTCCGGGCATGATCGTCGCTGCCGCAGCCGACGGCCCCGACGGCTCCTTCACCCCGATCGGTGCCGGCCCGTTCACCCTGGAACGCTGGGCTCCGACCACCGAGATCGTCTTGGCCGCCAACGACACCTACTGGGCCGGGCAGCCGCATCTCGACGCTCTCAAAATCGTCTACCTGTCGGGCCAGCAGACCAATATCGACACTCTGCGCACCGGCGGTATCGATGCATCCTTCGTGCGCGAACCCGACCATGTCGAAGACGTTCTCAGCGACGGCACCAGCGGCTACGTCAACCTGGCCGCTGCGCAGAACGCGGCGATCATCAATACGGCCGAGGGTCGTCCCGGAGCCGATCCCCGGGTGCGGCGGGCCATGCAGTTGGCCATCGACGCTCCCCAGATGACCGACCGCATCTACAACGGCTACGGGCTCGGTGACAGCACGCTGTTCCCCGAATACTCACGCTGGCACACGGAGACATCCGGACTCGCCTACGACCCGGAAGCCGCCCGAGCCCTTCTCGATGCCGCCAAGGCGGACGGCTACGACGGCAAGGTCGAATACATCAAGGCCAACACGCCCACCGACCAGCGGTCCGCGTTGACGTTCGAAGCTATGCTCGAAGCCGTCGGATTCGACGTCCAGGTCAACATCGTCCCGACCGTCAACGACCAGATCCGGCTGGTGGCGGCAGATCGGAACTACGACGTCTCCGGCTGGGGACTCGCCTTCCGCGAATCCGATCCGTACCCGAAGATGTTCGCGACGATGAGCAGCGGCGGCACGCAGACGTACGGGATGTACACCAGCCCCGAGATGGATGCGCTGCTCGCAGAATTCCAGCAGGAAGCGGACCTGGACGCCAAGCGCGCCACGATGGATCGCATCCAGCAGCAGATCAATCAGGATGTGCCGTTCCTCGTCTACGGCCCCTTCGCCGAGTTCGTCGTGTGGAACGACTCCGTGCACGGTGTCGTCGGCAGCGCCAACACGATGGTGTTCTTCGGCGGAGCGTGGAAGGACTGATCCGTTCGGGCCTCGTGTGGTCGGGCAGTTCCCGGCCACACGAGGTGCCGGGACGGCCACTGCACGATCACCGGTAGTCGTCGAGAACCAGGCGCGACACGTCCCGAACGTTGCGGAGCGCTTCGGCGAATCCGATCCGGCCAGTGGTCCACAGCACCAACGAGTTGAGCATCGTGCTTCCGATCGACAGCGACGCGAGCCGGGCACGTTCGGCGGGCACGCCGTCCATGAGTTCGAAAAGCGCCGTCCGGTTGGCGGCAGAGCGCTCGTCGAGCGTGTCGCGCACGTAGGGGTCGTCCGAGGTTTGGAGTTCGACCTCGAGCCGAGCAAAGTTCGGGCCGCGCTGGAACGCCTTCATCTGCCGCGTGTAGAGGTCGACGACACGGTCGAGGACCGATCCCTGAGCCCGTGCCTGTCCCGACTCGCGTTCTTCGGCGAGACGTGCGGCGAGAATGTCGTTCCAGGCGACCATCGCGGCCGCGAGCAGATGCTGCTTGGCCGGGAAATACCGGTACAGCGTGCCGAGCGCCACCCCCGACCGTTCCGAAACTTCGCGCATCTGGATCCGGTCCGGACTCGTCTCGGCGAGCATCTCGATCACGGTGTCGGTGAGCTGCCGGCGACGTCGTCGCTGCGCGTCGGTCATGTCGTCGGGGTTCATCGGCACGGCAACGGCATCGGTCACGAGGGCAGCCTAGTCATCAGCGGATCACGACCGGTGTGGTCTCCGTGGGCGGCGGCGAGAGACACC from Prescottella sp. R16 includes these protein-coding regions:
- a CDS encoding SDR family NAD(P)-dependent oxidoreductase; its protein translation is MTGTAFVTGGTGALGVAVTEHLLSIGWRVVVPFIVPEEAARLSDHDRLEKIRCNVAEPTELDEAVTVAANDAGAPLTALVNLVGGFESGPRTHEADAAAIDRQLDLNVRTTYAVLRAGLPHLIANGGGSVVAMSSGAALKPFPGGTAYSTSKAAVLALAESIAVEYKADGIRSNALLPGVIDTPANRTAMPNSDRANWVAPAAIAKVIEFLLSEDSAPISGAAIPLGL
- a CDS encoding ABC transporter substrate-binding protein — its product is MPLELNRPPRLRDNTNAALFFASDESEYISGVCLPTADGGILTDFHLDRGPVRLSPNKENPMLDPQRNPRWKTALVAAAAGLALTGCASATDTADGASLSASTFSELREGMINVEPASGDATSGGTLTFGAYSEPRSLDPAETIAAVTTGGVEMLNVYDSLMRFDAETATFVPQMAESLDHDDDYRTWTLTLRDDVTFSNGDPVDAAAVRSSQERYARSKGPESSLWIDNVREVSTPDTRTVVYRLDNPWPEFPGILATGPGMIVAAAADGPDGSFTPIGAGPFTLERWAPTTEIVLAANDTYWAGQPHLDALKIVYLSGQQTNIDTLRTGGIDASFVREPDHVEDVLSDGTSGYVNLAAAQNAAIINTAEGRPGADPRVRRAMQLAIDAPQMTDRIYNGYGLGDSTLFPEYSRWHTETSGLAYDPEAARALLDAAKADGYDGKVEYIKANTPTDQRSALTFEAMLEAVGFDVQVNIVPTVNDQIRLVAADRNYDVSGWGLAFRESDPYPKMFATMSSGGTQTYGMYTSPEMDALLAEFQQEADLDAKRATMDRIQQQINQDVPFLVYGPFAEFVVWNDSVHGVVGSANTMVFFGGAWKD
- a CDS encoding class I adenylate-forming enzyme family protein, translated to MSDLRRVLDARTEAVARLTAAGAPFEIVEEQVRGYPMPVFRNRYRSLNEILAESARYGDAEYLVCDDLRLTFTEHLARVASLAHSLRSEHGVGPGDRVAILSANNAEWIMTFWATTALGAITVGMNSLWSAREVAYGVELSEPKVIVADAPRRNLLGPVAVPVLSTEEDVPARASAHPGIELPHSSVNEDDPAVILFTSGTTGRPKGATHSHRNMVAAVDFHRFNDALAAELVRAPSRRRFLLATPLFHIAALHNLAVPRLAFGDTAVISTGRFDIDRVLALIEREGLTNWGAVPTMMTRLVEHGDLSRYDLSSLQTISISSAPSSSKLKERLREILPAAERTLGTSYGLTESSSAATVAAAADLAERPDTVGRPVLTMQVEVRDDAGNPVPEGVEGEICVRGPLVMLGYWNNPEATASITDDSGWMRTGDLGTMEDGYLRISSRRSDLILRGGENVYPAEVEDALGEHPSVRECIVVGVDHHDYGEEVCAVVVVAAGASVTQSELTDYMTERIARYKVPTRWVVQTEELPRNATGKVKRVDVLTSLTPGRAGSIH
- a CDS encoding SDR family NAD(P)-dependent oxidoreductase → MGNPVIVDVARSPIGRRAVALVADVDVWDRVRRVDLRGTFLMSRACARSMVERGAGGCIVNISSVDGKPSGANSSAYSASKAAIQSLTSSMAKELGPSGIRVGGCVEAVRGSEHSSAPCR
- a CDS encoding TetR/AcrR family transcriptional regulator, with amino-acid sequence MPSKIERTSPSERPVGDAKAAFLTKIRKAALRQFADSGYNGTSMRDIGSLVGVHAGSLYVHIKSKEDLLYQIVGEIVENGEAALSKVEASDVGAIDKLRMLARIHLRWAMANPDAAKVFEREWMRLNGAQLDEVRHKRQQWAEAVERIIQAGVDAGTFRKMDVALAAVAFRSVLNANYTCEGDPDVDGIKLADEFVDFLFNGWVVVDNR
- a CDS encoding TetR family transcriptional regulator, which codes for MNPDDMTDAQRRRRRQLTDTVIEMLAETSPDRIQMREVSERSGVALGTLYRYFPAKQHLLAAAMVAWNDILAARLAEERESGQARAQGSVLDRVVDLYTRQMKAFQRGPNFARLEVELQTSDDPYVRDTLDERSAANRTALFELMDGVPAERARLASLSIGSTMLNSLVLWTTGRIGFAEALRNVRDVSRLVLDDYR